One Thermoplasmata archaeon DNA segment encodes these proteins:
- a CDS encoding transcriptional regulator, which produces MLEGVSDRANKVYEVMKGAGIVGEEKMANADRITQMCKMPKNQVLAGLQELEQKGYAKRKAREKAAGYFLLPGK; this is translated from the coding sequence ATGCTCGAGGGTGTTTCGGACAGGGCCAATAAGGTCTATGAAGTGATGAAGGGCGCGGGGATAGTGGGCGAGGAGAAGATGGCCAACGCAGACAGAATAACGCAGATGTGCAAGATGCCCAAGAACCAGGTTCTGGCCGGTCTGCAGGAACTCGAGCAAAAGGGATACGCAAAGAGGAAGGCGCGCGAGAAGGCGGCGGGTTATTTCCTCCTGCCCGGCAAGTGA
- a CDS encoding tetratricopeptide repeat protein, producing the protein MEDSGTIGKCAVCGSEVLVGAGACPTCGTKTSLVPVIKVKRARLRPFETPEQGLELAQHSLEQGRLQEALRYCDRVLSLFPNHAEALRVRAVALDRLGSRDELLRTLDTLVSISPGRPEPLREKAAALQKFGMSEEALKTLEKALELDRNSHETWFSIGEAHFSLGHYEEALRALDGAVEANPEFGQGWLLRGRVLEVLGRMEEAARSYERTLALSPGLEEAWIRKGRTMLAMGRGGEALECFTKALAIRPGRVNALRGKGQAQGLMGDCDAALKTFEELVLRCPEDGEAWLFQAEYHLDEDRVDEALRCVNNAVVYLPRSAKAWLLRGHALLRSNLFKEAMASYEKVLEMDPESSEAHLGFAAAAERLRKLPEAVQAYTEALELDPRNLQAWLKKAALLQELKRYGEAVEAYQRASALDPDNPDVWSALGALYHQTGRNELAVKCYDRVRELIKEDADVWYKKGLALAGMGDHQGAVDCFTRALKIKPDLFQAVKGKADSLVALRKFPEALRAYDGALRLNPGLAEAWYEKAGVLSVLGRHESAVRCLNQAVSLRPDYAEAWYKLGLTLAGIRRREEALKVFDRVAELRPDDPEIWYSRGVLEREMGRGAEALASFRKAIQKSPHHIAAWYAGGTALLEQRNFEEAIQWFERALALNPRHSSSLVGKGEALLELGRWKEAESEFDRAIEVNPHLALGWAGKARVKEERGELEGALECYEKAAAENPGLVSAWLRMGGILRRLGRPEEALARVTKATEVRPDLVEGWSERAALLEELRRPEEALKSYETALSINPKNTPVWIRRGHILLGLTRTEEALASFQQAVTLSPDNPGGWFGRGLALEALGMWPEAEIAFRRTVEINKDDMEALLHHALSLRECGRFAEALSRYEQAAASAGESTRTLLGKGLCLEGMGEWDRAVEVFDRIITDEPENVDAWLHKGLALERKWALDKALACYETALAIDDRSGEAWMKKAGLLEKKRDLEGSLECLRRALECSRRPEEVLMAMGRLHHEMGNHTESRKCYERVLETQPANVEAMLKKADEFVHVEHYRYALNAVKDAILVAPSRADLWLKKGDLQRRLERFDEALESYARAVKHGPGMVEAWERYAEELLRARRHKEALAALERGIAISPRNVDLIEKKALLLQTMGRGEKALEFLLGLEPELRELPRLVHRRGVVLAGLGKNEEALLSFNKSIKLDPGLTDAYFSKGIILEALGRFKEAIETYDAVLAKEPRDPEAWIRKGVALHGAGSLLESIKCFKMALELEPKNPEALFQLAKALHECGKSPDALRLLERALKINPELPEGWLHKGILELRTGAALAAIRSFEKELEFSPDSEKAWLQLGLACEAAKKYERAQECFERVLELNPGRWEAWSRRGVCLAEMGNLEGALSSLIKAAELRAGSAEVQYNLGVLHQKLGHLPAALRCYERALKTGGTDPDIWYNQGVVLSKMGRVDEAIKAYSKALELRPDFNEARLNLSAVYLEASMLREAHLLLEKKMKDSSSNSEAMVNTAVLLIKKKKFTEAERLLERALQLNPARPEAWINRGIALNSLGRSREALDCYRRALELSPDDPRARFNMGVALEILGRDGEAFKEYDRAIAADPSFARAHFNRGVLLLAEGRNAEALSAFESYLKEAPGDEKGWYNRGLALIRLNMRGEAIDSMKRALALRPDHQGARKALERLGARPRRRG; encoded by the coding sequence ATGGAGGATTCAGGGACCATAGGTAAATGCGCGGTGTGCGGGTCCGAGGTGCTCGTGGGCGCAGGTGCCTGTCCGACGTGCGGGACTAAGACAAGCCTCGTCCCCGTCATTAAAGTCAAGAGGGCAAGGCTGAGGCCGTTTGAGACGCCCGAGCAAGGTCTGGAACTCGCCCAGCACTCACTAGAGCAAGGCAGACTCCAGGAAGCCCTCCGTTATTGCGACCGGGTTCTCAGCCTTTTTCCTAACCACGCGGAGGCGCTGCGTGTCCGCGCCGTCGCGCTCGACCGACTGGGGAGCAGAGACGAGCTCCTCCGCACACTGGACACTCTCGTCTCCATCTCTCCGGGAAGACCCGAGCCCCTGAGAGAGAAGGCGGCCGCACTCCAGAAGTTTGGAATGTCTGAGGAGGCCCTGAAGACCCTTGAGAAGGCACTGGAGTTGGACAGGAACTCCCACGAGACTTGGTTCTCGATAGGCGAGGCGCACTTCTCGCTAGGACACTACGAAGAGGCCCTGCGCGCCCTGGATGGCGCAGTCGAGGCGAACCCTGAATTCGGCCAGGGGTGGCTACTCAGGGGGAGGGTTCTGGAGGTCCTTGGAAGAATGGAGGAGGCCGCGAGGTCCTACGAGCGGACGCTCGCTCTCTCGCCCGGTCTGGAGGAGGCCTGGATTCGCAAGGGGCGCACGATGCTGGCGATGGGGAGAGGAGGTGAGGCGCTGGAGTGCTTCACAAAGGCTCTCGCGATTCGGCCTGGGAGGGTGAATGCGCTCCGGGGGAAAGGGCAGGCCCAGGGCCTGATGGGCGACTGCGACGCGGCTCTGAAGACCTTTGAGGAGCTCGTTCTCCGGTGCCCGGAGGACGGGGAGGCATGGCTTTTTCAGGCTGAGTATCATCTGGACGAGGACAGGGTGGACGAGGCCCTCCGGTGCGTCAACAATGCGGTGGTGTACCTGCCCCGGAGCGCAAAAGCATGGCTTCTGAGGGGGCATGCTCTCCTTAGGTCCAATCTGTTTAAGGAGGCTATGGCGAGCTATGAAAAGGTTCTTGAGATGGACCCCGAGAGCAGCGAGGCCCACTTGGGTTTCGCCGCCGCGGCGGAGAGGCTCAGGAAGCTCCCAGAGGCCGTCCAGGCCTACACCGAGGCGCTGGAGCTGGACCCCCGGAACCTCCAAGCATGGCTCAAGAAGGCGGCCCTACTGCAGGAACTCAAGAGGTATGGCGAGGCGGTTGAGGCCTACCAGAGGGCCTCGGCGCTGGACCCAGACAACCCCGACGTGTGGAGCGCGCTGGGAGCCCTCTACCACCAGACCGGAAGGAACGAGCTCGCCGTCAAGTGCTACGATAGGGTCCGGGAATTAATAAAGGAAGACGCGGACGTCTGGTATAAAAAGGGCCTCGCTCTCGCGGGGATGGGAGACCATCAGGGAGCCGTTGATTGCTTCACCAGGGCGCTGAAGATAAAGCCGGACCTATTCCAAGCCGTCAAGGGCAAGGCGGATTCACTAGTAGCCCTCAGAAAGTTCCCGGAGGCCCTGAGAGCCTATGACGGCGCCCTTAGGCTCAACCCTGGACTTGCGGAGGCATGGTATGAGAAGGCCGGGGTGCTCTCCGTCCTCGGGAGGCACGAAAGCGCGGTCAGGTGTCTCAACCAGGCGGTCTCGCTTAGGCCGGACTACGCCGAGGCTTGGTACAAACTGGGCCTCACCCTGGCCGGTATAAGGAGGCGGGAGGAGGCCCTCAAGGTGTTTGATCGCGTTGCGGAGCTGCGCCCGGACGACCCCGAGATATGGTATAGCCGGGGGGTACTGGAGAGAGAGATGGGGCGAGGGGCTGAGGCTCTAGCGTCCTTCCGGAAAGCGATTCAGAAGAGTCCACATCACATAGCGGCCTGGTACGCCGGTGGCACTGCCCTCCTCGAGCAGAGAAATTTCGAGGAGGCGATTCAGTGGTTCGAACGCGCGCTTGCGCTCAACCCCCGCCACAGCTCCTCCCTCGTCGGAAAGGGCGAGGCCCTCTTAGAGCTGGGGAGGTGGAAGGAGGCGGAGAGCGAGTTCGACCGGGCCATCGAGGTCAACCCCCACCTCGCGCTGGGATGGGCTGGGAAGGCCCGGGTTAAGGAGGAGAGGGGGGAGCTGGAAGGCGCTCTCGAGTGCTACGAGAAGGCCGCCGCCGAGAACCCTGGCTTAGTCTCTGCCTGGCTGCGGATGGGCGGAATTCTGAGGAGGCTGGGGAGGCCTGAGGAGGCGCTGGCGCGCGTGACCAAGGCGACGGAGGTCAGGCCCGACCTTGTCGAGGGATGGTCCGAGAGGGCGGCCCTTCTCGAGGAGCTCAGGAGGCCCGAGGAAGCTCTGAAAAGCTACGAGACCGCCCTATCCATCAACCCGAAAAACACGCCGGTCTGGATTCGCCGTGGGCACATCCTCCTCGGGCTGACGAGGACAGAGGAGGCGCTGGCATCCTTCCAGCAGGCGGTCACCCTCTCGCCGGACAACCCGGGTGGCTGGTTCGGGCGGGGACTGGCTCTAGAGGCTCTTGGGATGTGGCCTGAAGCAGAAATCGCCTTCAGGCGCACTGTGGAAATCAACAAGGACGACATGGAGGCTCTCCTACACCACGCCCTCTCGCTGCGTGAGTGCGGCAGGTTTGCGGAGGCTCTTTCCCGCTACGAGCAGGCGGCCGCGAGCGCCGGGGAGAGCACCCGAACCCTGCTCGGAAAGGGGCTCTGCCTCGAGGGCATGGGCGAGTGGGACAGGGCGGTCGAGGTCTTCGACCGCATCATAACCGACGAGCCCGAGAACGTCGACGCCTGGCTCCACAAGGGCCTGGCACTGGAGCGGAAATGGGCCCTGGACAAGGCTCTGGCTTGTTACGAAACCGCCCTGGCGATAGATGACAGGAGCGGCGAGGCTTGGATGAAGAAAGCCGGCCTGCTGGAGAAGAAAAGGGACCTGGAGGGCTCTCTCGAGTGCCTCCGGAGGGCGCTCGAGTGCTCGCGCAGGCCGGAGGAGGTTCTCATGGCCATGGGCAGGCTCCACCACGAGATGGGCAACCACACCGAGTCCCGCAAATGCTACGAGAGGGTTCTGGAGACCCAGCCCGCAAACGTCGAAGCCATGCTCAAAAAGGCGGATGAGTTCGTCCATGTCGAGCACTACCGGTACGCCCTGAACGCGGTCAAGGACGCAATTCTAGTTGCTCCCAGCAGGGCCGACCTCTGGCTGAAGAAGGGGGACCTGCAGAGGAGGCTTGAGAGGTTCGACGAGGCGCTGGAGAGCTATGCGCGTGCGGTCAAGCATGGGCCCGGAATGGTTGAGGCGTGGGAGAGGTACGCGGAGGAGCTCCTCAGAGCCAGGCGGCACAAGGAGGCGCTCGCAGCGCTGGAGAGAGGAATCGCCATCTCGCCACGGAATGTCGACCTAATCGAGAAGAAGGCTCTGCTCCTTCAGACGATGGGCCGGGGAGAGAAGGCCCTGGAGTTCCTGCTAGGGCTGGAGCCAGAGCTAAGGGAGCTACCCCGTCTCGTTCACAGAAGGGGAGTTGTGTTGGCGGGGCTCGGAAAGAACGAGGAGGCCCTGCTCTCCTTCAATAAATCCATCAAGTTGGACCCGGGCCTCACGGACGCCTACTTCAGCAAAGGAATCATACTCGAGGCCTTGGGCAGGTTCAAGGAGGCCATTGAAACCTACGACGCAGTGCTTGCAAAAGAGCCGCGAGACCCTGAGGCCTGGATTCGGAAGGGGGTCGCTCTCCACGGGGCAGGCTCACTCCTAGAGAGCATAAAGTGCTTCAAGATGGCACTGGAGCTCGAGCCGAAAAACCCGGAGGCGCTCTTCCAGCTCGCCAAGGCGCTCCATGAGTGCGGAAAGAGCCCCGATGCCCTCAGGTTGCTCGAAAGGGCGCTCAAAATCAACCCCGAGCTCCCTGAGGGGTGGCTCCACAAGGGAATTCTGGAGCTGCGGACTGGGGCGGCGCTGGCCGCCATCAGGAGCTTCGAGAAGGAGCTGGAGTTCTCCCCGGACTCGGAGAAGGCCTGGCTCCAGCTCGGCCTCGCCTGTGAGGCGGCGAAGAAGTACGAGCGGGCGCAAGAATGTTTCGAGAGGGTTCTGGAGCTGAACCCCGGCCGCTGGGAGGCCTGGAGCCGCAGGGGCGTTTGCCTTGCCGAGATGGGGAATCTAGAGGGTGCGCTCTCGAGCCTCATAAAGGCGGCGGAGCTAAGAGCGGGGTCGGCAGAGGTGCAGTACAATCTCGGAGTGCTGCACCAGAAGCTCGGGCACCTCCCGGCCGCCCTCCGGTGCTACGAGCGGGCACTCAAGACCGGCGGAACCGACCCCGATATATGGTACAACCAGGGGGTTGTGCTCTCCAAGATGGGCAGGGTCGACGAAGCGATCAAGGCCTATTCGAAGGCGCTCGAGCTGAGGCCAGACTTCAACGAGGCCCGGCTGAATCTCAGCGCCGTCTATCTGGAGGCCTCGATGCTCAGAGAGGCTCATCTCCTTCTGGAGAAAAAGATGAAGGACTCATCCAGTAACTCGGAGGCCATGGTCAACACAGCAGTTCTTCTCATCAAAAAGAAAAAGTTCACGGAGGCGGAGAGGCTTCTGGAGAGAGCGCTTCAACTCAACCCAGCGCGACCCGAGGCCTGGATAAATCGCGGAATCGCCCTCAATTCGCTGGGGAGGTCCCGCGAGGCGCTCGACTGCTACAGAAGAGCCCTTGAGCTCTCGCCCGACGACCCCCGCGCCAGATTCAACATGGGTGTCGCCCTGGAGATTCTCGGGAGGGACGGGGAGGCTTTCAAGGAGTATGATCGCGCGATCGCAGCCGACCCCTCATTCGCCCGTGCCCACTTCAATAGGGGAGTCCTCCTTCTAGCGGAGGGCAGGAACGCCGAGGCCCTCAGCGCGTTCGAGAGCTATCTTAAGGAGGCCCCCGGCGACGAGAAGGGCTGGTACAATAGGGGCCTCGCGCTAATAAGACTGAATATGCGTGGCGAGGCCATTGACTCTATGAAGAGAGCGCTGGCGCTCAGGCCGGACCATCAGGGGGCGAGGAAGGCCCTCGAAAGGCTCGGGGCCCGCCCGCGGAGGCGAGGGTAG
- a CDS encoding 30S ribosomal protein S19e has translation MTTVFDVPADALITRVAEKLKQMPELAPPEWAAYVKTGPHREKPPEQRDWWHIRMAAILRKVYILGPVGSSRLSAKFGGARDRRDAPNISVKGSGSISRKGLQQLERAGLVTTTKGRGRVVTPKGRRLLDNTAHEVAQELEKKLPELAKY, from the coding sequence ATGACCACAGTGTTCGACGTGCCCGCCGACGCACTCATAACAAGGGTGGCGGAGAAGCTCAAGCAGATGCCCGAGCTCGCCCCACCCGAGTGGGCGGCGTACGTCAAGACGGGGCCCCACAGGGAGAAGCCACCCGAGCAGAGGGACTGGTGGCACATCAGGATGGCCGCCATCCTTCGGAAAGTCTACATATTGGGCCCTGTGGGAAGCTCGCGGCTCTCCGCCAAGTTCGGCGGGGCGAGGGACAGGAGAGACGCCCCAAACATCTCGGTCAAGGGGAGCGGCTCGATATCGCGGAAGGGGCTCCAGCAGCTCGAGAGAGCGGGGCTGGTCACCACCACCAAGGGGCGGGGTAGGGTCGTGACTCCGAAGGGCAGGCGTCTGCTCGACAACACCGCCCACGAGGTTGCCCAGGAGCTCGAGAAGAAGCTGCCCGAGCTGGCGAAGTACTGA
- a CDS encoding DNA-binding protein: MGDDEELEELRRRKLMELQAQKEQLAEARERAAALEAQRQAILRGILTPEARERLGRLRTAYPEIAAAVEQQLIALAQSGRLGDHRIDDLTLRQLLERIVPQKREIRIVRR; this comes from the coding sequence ATGGGCGACGATGAGGAGCTGGAGGAACTCAGGCGTAGGAAGCTGATGGAGCTCCAAGCCCAGAAGGAGCAGCTCGCCGAGGCCCGCGAGCGGGCGGCCGCTCTCGAGGCGCAGAGGCAGGCGATTCTTAGGGGAATTCTCACGCCGGAGGCGAGGGAGAGGCTGGGGCGGCTTCGCACCGCCTACCCCGAGATCGCCGCCGCAGTCGAGCAGCAGCTGATCGCGCTCGCCCAGAGCGGGAGGCTCGGCGACCACAGAATCGACGACCTTACGCTCAGGCAGCTGCTGGAGAGAATCGTGCCCCAGAAAAGGGAGATAAGAATAGTGAGGCGATAG
- a CDS encoding 50S ribosomal protein L39e — protein MARRKPLGKKLRLLKAVKENRRVPAWVMQRTARRFTRHPKRHHWRRNSLKK, from the coding sequence ATGGCGAGAAGGAAACCGCTCGGAAAAAAGCTGAGGCTACTCAAGGCAGTGAAAGAGAACAGGAGGGTGCCGGCCTGGGTGATGCAGCGCACCGCGCGCAGATTCACGAGGCACCCTAAGAGGCACCACTGGAGAAGGAACTCTCTGAAGAAATAG
- a CDS encoding 50S ribosomal protein L31e: MVDEEQKRERVMTVPLRYPHNQPRTKRAKAAIAFIREYVGRHMKVPREEVWIDPIFNEVVWKRGRQKPPPKVKVKAEKFWDQKRSVWYVEVTVP, translated from the coding sequence TTGGTCGATGAGGAGCAGAAGAGGGAGAGGGTGATGACGGTGCCCCTCCGCTACCCGCACAACCAGCCCCGGACAAAGCGGGCCAAGGCCGCAATCGCCTTCATAAGGGAGTACGTGGGAAGGCACATGAAGGTGCCGCGCGAGGAGGTCTGGATAGACCCGATATTCAACGAGGTGGTCTGGAAGCGCGGAAGGCAAAAGCCGCCACCAAAGGTAAAGGTTAAGGCGGAGAAGTTCTGGGACCAGAAGCGGAGCGTGTGGTACGTTGAGGTGACGGTCCCATAG
- a CDS encoding translation initiation factor IF-6: MLKRLDFNGNPYLGILSQVSDTLAVLAPDADDELVREYSECFGAPVVRTTLGGSRVVGSLCAINSSGIVVTGFATDEEMEAIRRVGPPGMRILRLPDKLNAVGNNVLVNDRAALVHPDLGRASVRRLADALDVEVVKGTVAGMKTVGSAAVVTAKGVLCHPRASAAEKKVLREVFGVPVTVGTANYGSPMVGACVVANSRGIAAGTTSTGIELGRMEEALGFL; the protein is encoded by the coding sequence TTGTTGAAGAGGCTGGACTTCAACGGCAACCCATACCTCGGCATTCTCTCGCAGGTCAGCGACACCTTGGCCGTCCTCGCACCCGACGCGGACGACGAACTCGTGAGGGAGTATTCTGAGTGCTTCGGCGCGCCCGTGGTCAGGACGACATTGGGCGGCTCCCGCGTTGTGGGCTCCCTGTGCGCGATAAACTCGTCGGGGATCGTCGTCACAGGCTTTGCGACCGACGAGGAGATGGAGGCAATAAGGAGGGTCGGCCCCCCCGGAATGCGCATACTACGCCTCCCCGACAAGCTCAACGCAGTGGGTAACAATGTTCTCGTCAACGATAGAGCCGCACTGGTCCACCCGGACCTCGGAAGGGCGTCGGTGAGGAGGCTTGCGGATGCCCTCGACGTCGAGGTCGTGAAGGGTACGGTCGCGGGCATGAAGACCGTTGGTAGCGCCGCCGTGGTCACGGCCAAAGGTGTGCTCTGCCACCCGAGGGCCAGCGCAGCTGAGAAAAAGGTTCTGAGGGAGGTGTTTGGGGTTCCGGTGACTGTAGGCACTGCCAACTATGGGTCTCCGATGGTCGGCGCCTGCGTCGTGGCCAACTCGAGGGGGATCGCCGCGGGCACCACGAGCACCGGAATTGAGCTCGGAAGGATGGAGGAGGCGCTCGGCTTTCTTTAA